The Halomonas sp. THAF5a genome segment TCTACAACGCCAACGGCGCCATCGCGGCCCGGGCGGTGGTCAGCCAGCGGGTCAAGAACGGCATGGCGATGATGTACCACGCCCAGGAGCGGATCCTGAACATGCCCGGCTCCGAGCAGACTGGCACCCGCGGCGGCATCCACAACTCGGTCACCCGGGTCTGCCCCAAGCCGACCCACATGATCGGCGGCTATGCGCAGCTCTCCTACAGCTTCAACTACTACGGCACCGTCGGCTCCAACCGCGACGAGTTCGTCATCGTGCGCAAGATGAAGAAGATCGACTGGCTGGACGGCGAAGGCAACGACTACGAGCAGGAGGCCGTGAAATGAAGATTCGTTCCCAGGTAGGCATGGTCCTCAACCTCGACAAGTGCATCGGCTGTCATACCTGCTCGGTGACCTGCAAGAACGTCTGGACCAGCCGCGAGGGCGTCGAGTACGCCTGGTTCAACAACGTCGAGACCAAGCCCGGCATCGGCTATCCCAAGGAGTGGGAGAACCAGAGCAAGTGGAAGGGCGGCTGGATGCGCCGCAAGGATGGCAAGATCGAGCCGCGTATCGGCGGTAAGTGGCGGGTGCTGGCGAACATCTTCGCCAACCCCGACCTGCCGGAGATCGATGACTACTACGAGCCGTTCACCTTCGACTACGAGCACCTGCACACCGCCAAGCAGGGCGAGCATCAGCCCACCGCGCGGCCGCGCTCGCTGATCTCCGGTCAGCGCATGAACAAGATCGAGTGGGGCCCGAACTGGGAGGAGATCCTCGGCACCGAGTTCGCCAAGCGGCGCAAGGACATGAACTTCGAGAAGGTGCAGGCCGACATCTACGGCCAGTTCGAGAACACCTTCATGATGTACCTGCCGCGGCTGTGCGAGCACTGCCTCAACCCCACCTGCGTGGCGAGCTGCCCCTCAGGGGCGATCTACAAGCGCGAGGAGGACGGCATCGTCCTGATCGACCAGGACAAGTGCCGCGGCTGGCGGATGTGCATCTCCGGCTGCCCGTACAAGAAGATCTACTACAACTGGAAGACCGGCAAGTCCGAGAAGTGCATCTTCTGCTACCCGCGCATCGAGGCCGGCCAGCCGACCGTCTGCTCCGAGACCTGCGTGGGCCGCATCCGCTACCTCGGCGTGCTGCTCTACGACGCCGATCGCATCGAGGAGGTGGCGAGCTCACCGGACGAGCGCGATCTCTACCATCGCCAGCGCGAGATCTTCCTGGACCCCAACGACCCGGAGGTGATCGCTCAGGCCAGGCAGGACGGCATTCCCGACAACGTGATCAAGGCAGCCCAGGCCTCGCCGGTCTACAAGCTGGCCATGGACTGGGGCCTGGCGCTGCCGCTGCACCCGGAGTATCGCACCCTGCCGATGGTCTGGTACGTGCCGCCGCTGTCGCCGATCCAGTCCGCCGCCGAGGCCGGCAAGGTCGAGTTCGACGGCGTGATGCCCAGGATCGAGTCGCTGCGCATCCCGGTGAAGTACCTGGCCAACATGCTCACCGCCGGCGAGGAGGAACCCGTGGTGCTGGCGCTCAAGCGCCTGATGGCCATGCGCCTCTACATGCGCGGCAAGCACGTGGAGGGCCAGGCCAACACCGAGGTGCTGGAGGGCGTCGATCTCACCGAGGGGCAGGTGGAGGAGATGTACCGGTATCTCGCCATCGCCAACTACGAGGATCGCTTCGTGATCCCGACGAGTCACCGCGAGATGGCCACCGAGGCGTTTCCGGAGCGCGGCGGCTGTGGCTTCAGCTTCGGTGACGGCTGCCACGGCGACAGCGGCCAGAGCCTGTTCGGCGGGCGCAAGACCACCGCCACCCTGGTCAAGCCGGTGGAGACCTTCGATCCGAAGGGCGAGGCGCGGCGCGACGAGACAACCGAGGAGGCCCGTCATGGCTGAAGCCGCACAACAGATGCAAACGGTGGCAGACATGCTGAGCCTGCGCGTGCTGGCCCGACTGCTCGATTACCCCACCACCGAGCTGCAGGCCTCGGTACCCGAGATGATCGAGATCCTCGACGCGGAGCGCCGCCTGCCGGCGGCGTGCCGCGCCGCGCTGATGGAGTGGTGCCAGCGCACGCTTGAAGCCGACCTTATGGACCTGCAGGCGGAGTACGTGGCGCTGTTCGACCGCGGCCGCAATACCTCGCTGCTGCTCTTCGAGCACGTCCACGGCGAGTCCCGCGACCGCGGCCAGGCGATGGTCGACCTGATGGCCGAGTACACCGCCGCGGGCTTCGAGCTGGATGCCCACGAACTGCCGGACTACCTGCCGCTGTTTCTGGAGTACCTCTCCACCCGCGACGAGGCCGAGATCGGCCGCTGGCTGGGCGAGATCCGCCACATCCTGGCGCTGCTGACCGCGCGCCTGGAGGAGCGCGACGCCGACCACGCCCTGGTGCCGCTGGCGCTGCTGGCGCTGATCGGCGCCGAGGGCGAGGTCGACGCCCATCGCCAGACGGCGCAGGAGGAGGCCCCCGACTACACCGCCGAGGCGCTGGACCAGGTATGGGAGGAGGAGGCGGTACGCTTCACCGCCGAATCCGACCAGGACTGCGCGCTGCAGTCCGCCGAGGGGCGCCGGCTCGCCGAGCGCAAGCAGGCCGTGCCCAGCGACCCCGTCAGAATCATGCCCGGCAGCGGCCCGACCGAACGCGGCCCGACCGAACGCTAAGGAGAACCGTCATGTTTGGCGAATACCTGCAACACCTCATCTATGGCTACTATCCCTACCTGGCCGGCACGGTGTTCCTGGTCGGCAGCCTGCTGCGCTATGACCACGGCCAGTACACCTGGAAGACCGGCTCCAGCCAGATGCTCTCGTCGAGGAACATGCGTCTGGCCAGCAACCTCTTCCACATCGGCATTCTGGTGATCTTCTTCGGCCACCTGTTCGGCATGCTGACGCCGCACTGGGTCTATGCGCCCTTCCTGCACGCCGGCACCAAGCAGCTGCTAGCGATCGTGGTGGGCGGCATCGCCGGCGTCCTCTGCGTGGTGGGCGGGGCCATGCTCTTCTATCGGCGTCTGACCAACCCCCGGGTGAAGGCCTCCTCGAGCACCATGGACACGGTCATCCTCGGGCTGATCGTCTTCCAAGCGGCGCTGGGCCTGATCACCGTGATCTTCTCCCTGGGTCACCTGGACGGCGCGATGATGCTGACACTCTCCAGCTGGGCGCAGTCCATCGTCTTCTTCAGCGGCGGGGCGGCGGACTACATGGCCGAGGTCTCCTGGATCTACAAGCTCCATATCTTCATCGGCCTGACCATCATCCTGCTGTTCCCGTTCTCGCGCCTGGTACACGTGTGGAGCGTGCCCTTCGGCTACGTGACCCGCCGCTACCAGCTGGTGCGCAAGCGGGGCTGAGCAGAAAGGTTGCCGCTACGTCCGGCCAGGGCGCCGGGGGCAGGGCGAAGAGGAGGTCCGACGCCAGGGAGGGCGTCGGTAGCGCCCAGGGAGGGGTTCATAGCACCTCCTCGCAGTCCTGCCGCCGGAAAGCCCCTTATCCGACAGGTTGAGAAGAGCACCGAGGATTCTCCCATGCAGAAGATCGATATCGAGATGATTCCCGGGGGCGCGAGCCCGCCCCCGATCCGGGTCGGCGAGGCCACCATCGCCGAGGTCGCCATCGCCGAGGAGATGCAGTACCACCCCGCCGACAGCGCCGGCTCCGCCCAGCTCAAGGCCGCCCGCGCCCTGGTGGTGCGCGAGCTCCTGCGCCAGCGCGCCGCTCAGCTGGGGCTGGTCGAGGCCGATGACGCGGCGCTGGATGAGGGCGACGCCGCCATCGCCGCCCTGCTGGAACAAGAGCTCGACGTGCCCGATCCCGCCGAGGCGGACTGCCGTCGCTTCCACGCGACCCACGCCGAGCGTTTCAGTGAGCCAACGCGGCTTAAGGTGCGCCATATCCTGCTGCCAGCGGCGCCGGACGACGCCGAGGCTCGGGACGCTGGCTATCACCAGGGCCAGCGGCTGATCCGCGAGCTCGAGCAGGTGCCCGAGCGCTTCACCGAGCTCGCCCAGCGCCACTCCGCCTGCCCCTCGAAGGACGAGGGCGGGGAGCTTGGCTGGCTCGCCCCCGGCCAGACCGTGACCGAGCTCGACGGCGCCCTGCAGCGGCTGCCCGTCGGGCTGCACGATCGCCCACTGGCCTCACGCTACGGCTGGCACGTCATCAGCATCGACGCGCGCCAGGAGGGGCGCGAGCTGCCCTTCGAGCAAGTGGCCGAGCGGGTGCGTCACAGCCTGCGTGAACAGGCCACGCGTCGCGCCCTGCGCCACTACCTGCTGGCGCTGGAGGCCGAGATCGGCGTCGAGGGCATCGCCCTAGACGATGACGGCGGCAGCGCGCTGATGCAGTAAAGAAGCGTGCGAGGCCCCGCCGGCCGAGGCGGGATCTCGCGCTTTATTGATGCGCGTCATTTCCCTCTTTCCAGCGCCGCCGCACCATGTACGGCAAGGAGGATCCTCATGTCCCATGTCTCTGCCAACACCCCCTTCGTGCCCCTGGGCATCGCCGTGCTCACCGTCTCCGATACCCGCGGCTTCGCGGAAGACGGCAGCGGCGACCTGCTCGCCGCGCGCCTCAGCGCCGCCGGCCACCGCCTGGCGGAGCGCCGGATCGTGCCCGACGACGTCTACCGCCTGCGCGCCGTGGTCTCGGCCTGGGTGGTGCGCGACGATGTCCAGGTCATCCTGGTCAACGGCGGCACCGGCTTCACGCCCCGGG includes the following:
- the narI gene encoding respiratory nitrate reductase subunit gamma — its product is MFGEYLQHLIYGYYPYLAGTVFLVGSLLRYDHGQYTWKTGSSQMLSSRNMRLASNLFHIGILVIFFGHLFGMLTPHWVYAPFLHAGTKQLLAIVVGGIAGVLCVVGGAMLFYRRLTNPRVKASSSTMDTVILGLIVFQAALGLITVIFSLGHLDGAMMLTLSSWAQSIVFFSGGAADYMAEVSWIYKLHIFIGLTIILLFPFSRLVHVWSVPFGYVTRRYQLVRKRG
- a CDS encoding peptidylprolyl isomerase, which encodes MQKIDIEMIPGGASPPPIRVGEATIAEVAIAEEMQYHPADSAGSAQLKAARALVVRELLRQRAAQLGLVEADDAALDEGDAAIAALLEQELDVPDPAEADCRRFHATHAERFSEPTRLKVRHILLPAAPDDAEARDAGYHQGQRLIRELEQVPERFTELAQRHSACPSKDEGGELGWLAPGQTVTELDGALQRLPVGLHDRPLASRYGWHVISIDARQEGRELPFEQVAERVRHSLREQATRRALRHYLLALEAEIGVEGIALDDDGGSALMQ
- the narJ gene encoding nitrate reductase molybdenum cofactor assembly chaperone → MAEAAQQMQTVADMLSLRVLARLLDYPTTELQASVPEMIEILDAERRLPAACRAALMEWCQRTLEADLMDLQAEYVALFDRGRNTSLLLFEHVHGESRDRGQAMVDLMAEYTAAGFELDAHELPDYLPLFLEYLSTRDEAEIGRWLGEIRHILALLTARLEERDADHALVPLALLALIGAEGEVDAHRQTAQEEAPDYTAEALDQVWEEEAVRFTAESDQDCALQSAEGRRLAERKQAVPSDPVRIMPGSGPTERGPTER
- the narH gene encoding nitrate reductase subunit beta — its product is MKIRSQVGMVLNLDKCIGCHTCSVTCKNVWTSREGVEYAWFNNVETKPGIGYPKEWENQSKWKGGWMRRKDGKIEPRIGGKWRVLANIFANPDLPEIDDYYEPFTFDYEHLHTAKQGEHQPTARPRSLISGQRMNKIEWGPNWEEILGTEFAKRRKDMNFEKVQADIYGQFENTFMMYLPRLCEHCLNPTCVASCPSGAIYKREEDGIVLIDQDKCRGWRMCISGCPYKKIYYNWKTGKSEKCIFCYPRIEAGQPTVCSETCVGRIRYLGVLLYDADRIEEVASSPDERDLYHRQREIFLDPNDPEVIAQARQDGIPDNVIKAAQASPVYKLAMDWGLALPLHPEYRTLPMVWYVPPLSPIQSAAEAGKVEFDGVMPRIESLRIPVKYLANMLTAGEEEPVVLALKRLMAMRLYMRGKHVEGQANTEVLEGVDLTEGQVEEMYRYLAIANYEDRFVIPTSHREMATEAFPERGGCGFSFGDGCHGDSGQSLFGGRKTTATLVKPVETFDPKGEARRDETTEEARHG